The following are encoded in a window of Brockia lithotrophica genomic DNA:
- the mreC gene encoding rod shape-determining protein MreC: protein MARAGRLFVVALLVLVVVLLAFALTPQGRGVLSSPSAFVKDTVSLGQRIVHWPVRKFEELVDRLREAGHLYEENRALRAALDRSLDLAAENERLRRENAALREALGLLPSPRDVRLIPAEVVGRNFEAWYRIVTINRGSLDGVGVGMAVRTPRGLVGVVESLAPHSADVRLLTDPEPRRRVSVRIQSEPPVYGVLDGYDADHRAYRVSMVPLGAKLEAGQAAVTSGLGGVLAPEIPVGTVQEFRAAEDGLTLTVWLRPAQDLYDLNMLFVVARTDLRGEGGGP, encoded by the coding sequence GTGGCCCGTGCCGGCCGGCTCTTCGTCGTGGCCCTCCTCGTCCTCGTCGTCGTGCTCCTCGCCTTTGCCCTTACGCCGCAGGGCCGCGGCGTTCTCTCCTCGCCGTCCGCCTTCGTGAAGGACACCGTGTCTCTCGGCCAGCGCATCGTCCACTGGCCCGTGCGTAAGTTCGAGGAACTCGTAGACCGCCTTCGGGAGGCGGGGCATCTGTACGAGGAAAACCGGGCGCTGCGGGCGGCCCTCGACCGCAGCCTCGACCTTGCCGCGGAAAACGAACGGTTGCGCCGTGAAAATGCGGCGCTTCGAGAGGCCCTGGGTCTCCTTCCGTCGCCGCGCGACGTTCGCCTGATTCCGGCTGAGGTCGTCGGCCGAAACTTCGAGGCATGGTACCGGATCGTCACGATCAACCGAGGCTCCCTCGACGGCGTGGGCGTGGGGATGGCCGTACGCACCCCCCGCGGCCTCGTAGGCGTTGTGGAATCCTTGGCCCCACACTCCGCCGACGTCCGCCTTCTCACGGATCCGGAGCCGCGGCGGCGCGTGTCCGTGCGGATCCAGAGCGAACCCCCGGTGTACGGGGTTCTCGACGGGTACGACGCGGACCACCGCGCCTACCGCGTCTCCATGGTTCCCCTCGGGGCAAAGCTCGAGGCAGGGCAGGCGGCCGTGACGTCGGGCTTGGGCGGGGTTCTCGCACCGGAGATCCCCGTCGGAACGGTGCAGGAGTTTCGCGCGGCAGAAGACGGGCTCACGCTCACCGTGTGGCTTAGGCCCGCACAGGATTTGTACGACTTAAACATGCTCTTCGTCGTCGCCCGAACGGATCTGAGGGGGGAGGGCGGGGGCCCGTGA
- a CDS encoding rod shape-determining protein, with the protein MTRDMGIDLGTANTLVYVKGKGIVLKEPSVVAVNTKTGAVEAVGEDAKRMVGRTPASIVVKRPLKDGVIADFDTTEVMVRTFIQKAQKKGLFSRRPNIMISIPLGVTPVERRAVEDAARQAGAREAMTIEEPFAAAIGVDLPVWEPTGSMIVDIGGGTTEVAIISLGGIVIGQSVRVAGDEMDEAIIQYVKRRYNLLIGERTAEELKIELGSALSPESGEGPEMEVRGRDLVTGLPKTVSLTAREIAEALDDVVRAIVDAVKSTLEKSPPELAADIMDRGIVLAGGGSLLRNLDRRLAEETGIPVFVAENPLLAVAIGTGRALEHLSLYQKYVQANGTRR; encoded by the coding sequence ATGACGCGCGACATGGGCATCGACCTCGGTACGGCGAACACGCTCGTCTACGTGAAGGGGAAGGGAATCGTCCTCAAGGAGCCCTCCGTCGTCGCCGTAAACACGAAGACCGGCGCCGTTGAGGCGGTCGGCGAAGACGCGAAGCGAATGGTCGGGCGAACGCCCGCCTCGATCGTCGTGAAGCGTCCCCTTAAGGACGGGGTGATCGCCGACTTCGACACCACGGAGGTCATGGTCCGCACGTTCATCCAAAAAGCGCAAAAGAAGGGGCTCTTTTCCCGTCGCCCGAACATCATGATCTCCATTCCCCTAGGGGTAACGCCCGTAGAGCGTCGCGCCGTGGAGGACGCCGCACGGCAGGCGGGGGCGCGGGAGGCGATGACGATCGAGGAACCCTTCGCCGCCGCCATCGGCGTGGACCTCCCGGTTTGGGAACCGACGGGCAGCATGATCGTGGACATCGGCGGCGGGACGACAGAGGTGGCGATCATTTCCCTTGGTGGGATCGTCATCGGTCAGTCCGTACGCGTCGCCGGCGACGAGATGGACGAAGCGATCATCCAGTACGTGAAGCGGCGGTACAACCTCCTCATCGGGGAACGGACGGCGGAAGAGCTCAAAATCGAGTTGGGGAGCGCCCTTTCTCCGGAAAGCGGAGAAGGGCCGGAGATGGAAGTCCGGGGACGCGACCTCGTCACCGGACTGCCCAAGACCGTGTCCCTTACGGCGCGCGAGATCGCGGAGGCGCTGGACGACGTCGTGCGCGCCATCGTCGATGCCGTAAAGTCCACCTTGGAAAAGAGCCCGCCGGAGCTCGCGGCGGACATCATGGACCGCGGGATCGTCCTCGCCGGGGGGGGTTCGCTTCTTCGAAACCTCGACCGCCGGCTCGCAGAGGAGACGGGGATCCCGGTCTTCGTGGCGGAAAACCCCCTGCTTGCCGTCGCCATTGGCACGGGACGCGCGCTCGAACACCTTTCCCTCTACCAAAAGTACGTCCAGGCCAACGGAACGAGGCGGTAA
- the radC gene encoding RadC family protein, with protein sequence MRLKDLPPEERPRERLLEVGPERVSTAELVAILLGSGMRGRSALQLAQEILAQAGSLRKLLDLGVAGLVRIPGVKRAKAVQLVAALELGRRLWREMREARPVVTSAAEAAALLLEELRHRPVEHFVLLVLDTRHHVLDLVHLAVGTADEALVSPREVFTEVLRRRGRKVILAHNHPSGDPTPSAEDVLLTRRLVEAGKLLDVEVVDHIVVGADGYVSLRESGRW encoded by the coding sequence ATGCGCCTCAAAGACCTCCCGCCGGAAGAACGTCCGCGCGAACGCCTTCTCGAGGTTGGGCCGGAAAGGGTGAGCACCGCGGAGCTCGTCGCCATCCTTCTCGGAAGCGGGATGCGCGGGCGCTCGGCCCTCCAACTCGCCCAGGAGATCCTCGCCCAGGCCGGATCCTTGCGAAAGCTCTTGGACTTGGGAGTTGCTGGACTCGTGCGCATTCCCGGCGTAAAGCGCGCCAAAGCCGTCCAGCTCGTAGCGGCGCTCGAGCTCGGGCGTCGTCTGTGGCGGGAGATGCGCGAGGCGCGTCCCGTGGTCACTTCCGCCGCAGAGGCGGCCGCCCTCCTCTTGGAGGAGTTGCGGCACCGTCCGGTAGAGCACTTCGTACTCCTCGTCTTGGATACCCGCCACCACGTCCTCGACCTCGTGCACCTCGCCGTAGGGACGGCGGACGAAGCGCTCGTCTCCCCGCGCGAGGTCTTTACGGAAGTGCTTCGGCGGCGGGGACGCAAGGTGATCCTCGCCCACAACCACCCGAGCGGGGACCCTACGCCGAGCGCCGAAGACGTCCTCCTCACGCGTCGCCTTGTAGAGGCGGGAAAGCTTCTCGACGTCGAAGTTGTCGACCACATCGTCGTCGGTGCCGACGGTTACGTGAGCCTTCGGGAAAGCGGCCGGTGGTGA
- a CDS encoding Maf family protein, translating into MHSHPSLPPIVLASASPRRSALFSLFGLPFAVVPSGVEEVLPRGADGAEASMSLAAAKGEEVYTRLREERPDAIVLAFDTLVELEGRIFGKPADEEEARTMLRALSGRAHLVYTGYAVFSPHGRNVGYERTVVRFRPLAEEEISAYLATGEPFGKAGAYAAQGQGGIFVEGVEGDFANVVGLPLSRVALILRALGIHPLPWGPPHAPVPPEELGLFRKEP; encoded by the coding sequence ATGCACTCCCATCCTTCGCTTCCCCCCATCGTGCTTGCGAGCGCATCTCCCCGACGTTCGGCTCTGTTTTCCCTTTTCGGCCTTCCCTTCGCCGTCGTGCCGAGCGGCGTCGAAGAGGTGCTCCCCCGGGGTGCCGACGGTGCAGAGGCGAGCATGTCCTTGGCCGCGGCCAAGGGCGAGGAGGTGTACACCCGCCTTAGGGAGGAACGTCCCGACGCGATCGTCCTCGCCTTCGACACGCTCGTCGAGCTCGAGGGGCGCATCTTCGGAAAGCCGGCGGACGAAGAAGAGGCGCGGACCATGCTCCGGGCTCTCTCCGGGCGTGCCCACCTCGTGTACACGGGCTACGCCGTGTTTTCCCCTCACGGACGAAACGTCGGGTACGAGCGCACCGTCGTTCGCTTTCGCCCCCTTGCGGAGGAGGAAATTTCTGCGTACCTGGCCACGGGGGAACCCTTTGGAAAGGCGGGGGCCTACGCCGCGCAGGGACAGGGGGGAATCTTTGTCGAAGGAGTCGAGGGGGACTTTGCCAACGTCGTGGGACTTCCCCTGAGCCGGGTTGCCCTGATCCTTCGCGCGCTGGGAATTCACCCCTTGCCGTGGGGCCCGCCGCACGCCCCTGTTCCCCCCGAAGAACTCGGCCTCTTCCGCAAAGAACCATGA
- a CDS encoding SPOR domain-containing protein, whose product MTDESTGGFREKGARPSRPQVVVETGRLRRGGEPPGTSDPPRPWIRQGVGAAEATSVFRRLYGKERSRTGLPPSVSREGGADLEARPSTGDEKGRKDPVRPEERGRGLPTGSGVLVTVPSGDTVSEETWFVGLSEEGAENARGRFPSEEGLFPREPLGFSGRGRREIPLESPRAYVLAPSAFRRRRSEVLAWIWTILAAVVLGLFLGYVVLWLMAHSDQHRLPEDAASPRAGLSAAPGSVHLAPQRFYLLQVGAYQDAAKAEAAASELKSKGVTPVAAAEDVHRLFAGLAVREADARLLAQAYDELGVEVYVKAYTVPERDVNLSTSDAETSQALGEFLSAFTVLAEKTAMWTAAGVKGPVAIDEEAWREFRETAGRFRARGEALEKRLDGTSASAVANMRTHLEAAVSGMVKYVEKPDKDQLQASQGELVRAFLAYREFLSALAFKNP is encoded by the coding sequence ATGACCGACGAATCGACCGGCGGGTTTCGCGAGAAGGGTGCTCGTCCTTCGAGACCGCAGGTGGTCGTGGAGACGGGGCGTTTGCGCCGGGGAGGCGAACCCCCGGGTACGTCTGATCCCCCACGTCCGTGGATACGCCAAGGCGTCGGCGCGGCGGAAGCCACTTCCGTCTTCCGTCGGTTGTACGGGAAGGAACGTTCCCGCACCGGACTCCCACCTTCCGTATCCCGAGAGGGGGGAGCGGATCTCGAAGCGCGTCCTTCGACGGGAGACGAAAAAGGGCGCAAGGATCCGGTGCGGCCGGAGGAGAGGGGAAGGGGTCTTCCCACTGGGAGCGGCGTGCTCGTCACCGTACCTTCGGGCGACACGGTGTCCGAGGAAACCTGGTTCGTCGGGTTGTCCGAGGAAGGGGCGGAGAACGCCCGAGGGCGTTTTCCTTCGGAAGAGGGACTTTTCCCGAGAGAACCTCTCGGGTTTTCCGGACGGGGAAGGCGGGAGATTCCCCTCGAATCCCCGCGGGCATACGTCCTTGCGCCCTCGGCATTCCGCCGGCGGCGGAGCGAAGTACTCGCCTGGATTTGGACGATCCTCGCGGCGGTAGTACTCGGTCTGTTTCTCGGGTACGTCGTCCTCTGGCTCATGGCACATTCGGATCAGCACCGACTCCCCGAAGATGCGGCGAGCCCGCGGGCGGGCCTTTCCGCCGCTCCCGGGTCCGTCCACCTCGCCCCTCAACGCTTTTACCTCCTTCAGGTGGGAGCTTACCAAGATGCGGCGAAGGCGGAGGCGGCGGCCTCCGAGCTTAAGTCCAAGGGAGTAACTCCCGTCGCGGCGGCGGAAGACGTGCACCGCCTATTTGCGGGATTGGCGGTGCGCGAGGCCGATGCCCGGCTCCTCGCCCAGGCGTACGACGAGCTGGGAGTCGAGGTGTACGTAAAGGCCTACACCGTCCCCGAACGAGACGTAAACCTCTCCACGAGCGATGCGGAGACGTCGCAGGCGCTCGGCGAGTTCCTTTCCGCCTTTACGGTTTTGGCGGAAAAGACGGCCATGTGGACGGCGGCGGGTGTGAAGGGCCCGGTCGCGATCGACGAAGAGGCATGGCGGGAATTTCGGGAGACCGCCGGGCGTTTTCGCGCACGGGGGGAAGCCCTCGAGAAACGCCTCGACGGAACTTCTGCGTCCGCGGTGGCAAACATGCGAACCCACCTCGAGGCGGCGGTTTCCGGCATGGTGAAGTACGTGGAGAAGCCGGACAAAGACCAACTCCAGGCTTCTCAGGGGGAACTCGTCCGCGCCTTCCTCGCCTACCGGGAATTCCTCTCCGCACTCGCTTTCAAGAACCCGTAA
- a CDS encoding type IV pilus twitching motility protein PilT, producing the protein MRSFLDLFAEAVERGATDLHVTAGEPAILRVHGRLERLTSAVSAEDLEGFLEEVAGERKREGWLRGEEVDASFVVPGGGRFRLHFYRSLGRTSLAARRLQEEIPELESLGLPARVEEWLSYRDGLVLVTGPTGSGKSTTLAALVERINRTERRHIVTLEDPVEYVFVEKRSVIHQREYGLDFTDFSKALRAALRQDPDVILVGEMRDLETIRTALTAAETGHLVLATLHTNDAAQTVDRIVDVFPPEQQRQIRVELAATLRSVLSQRLLPKAGGRGLVLVAELLVNTPAVRNLIRQGNTHQIPTLLETGRALGMQSLRQDIEEKLRAGLLDPEVAALYLP; encoded by the coding sequence ATGCGGAGCTTCCTCGACCTCTTTGCCGAGGCCGTAGAGCGGGGGGCGACGGACCTCCACGTCACCGCTGGCGAGCCGGCAATCTTGCGCGTGCACGGGCGCCTCGAACGCCTCACGTCGGCGGTTTCGGCAGAAGACTTAGAAGGTTTCCTCGAGGAAGTTGCCGGAGAGCGCAAGCGCGAAGGGTGGTTGCGGGGGGAGGAGGTGGACGCTTCCTTTGTCGTCCCCGGGGGAGGCCGCTTTCGGCTTCACTTTTACCGCTCTCTGGGGCGGACGTCCCTTGCGGCGCGTCGCCTCCAAGAAGAAATTCCCGAACTCGAGAGCCTCGGCTTGCCCGCCCGCGTGGAGGAATGGTTGTCCTACCGAGACGGACTCGTCCTCGTGACGGGTCCTACGGGGAGCGGGAAGTCGACGACCCTCGCCGCCCTCGTGGAACGCATCAACCGGACGGAACGGCGGCACATCGTCACGCTCGAAGATCCGGTGGAGTACGTGTTTGTCGAAAAGCGTTCCGTGATTCACCAACGCGAGTACGGCTTGGACTTCACGGACTTCTCCAAGGCGCTGCGCGCCGCCTTGCGCCAAGATCCCGACGTAATCCTCGTTGGGGAGATGCGCGACCTCGAGACGATTCGCACCGCGCTCACCGCCGCGGAGACGGGGCATCTCGTGCTCGCCACCTTGCACACGAACGACGCGGCCCAAACGGTCGACCGCATCGTGGACGTCTTTCCTCCGGAACAACAGCGGCAAATTCGCGTCGAACTTGCTGCGACGCTGCGCAGCGTGTTGTCCCAGCGCCTTTTGCCCAAAGCCGGCGGTCGCGGACTCGTGCTCGTGGCGGAGCTCCTCGTGAACACCCCTGCGGTGAGAAATCTCATCCGCCAGGGGAACACGCACCAAATTCCCACGCTTTTGGAAACGGGTCGGGCACTGGGCATGCAGTCCTTGCGTCAGGACATCGAGGAAAAGCTCCGCGCCGGACTCCTAGACCCCGAGGTGGCCGCTCTCTACCTCCCGTAA
- a CDS encoding GGDEF domain-containing protein has protein sequence MGKGEGRVAAFLYAAGIAFLGLAFYVGGEGGGAFGGVWRTTAIVPVLLWVAAPLLGWLSFVDRRVYFFWDAAPALFLLYVYGPFAEFFFGQLVAAGAILGIRPHGARKAFTLPALFAAMSVFAATGLWFVKFAYAPGSTPTFFSPGPAVSSLGESLAVTAVLLFFRVAGMFACCGIGHRYVAAHASFWRGRTAPPSVRPWVVVVLLFAYGWSVFALFTFPTGEDVWWFTALLFVGWGTYLLLAAGARRLLAVWQEKESYRLYLLASRGLRRELELSRVAEEAARVAARFFPRRRLVVRVYSTGTRQQAYLEVREDGTHEFSLRSEPLAALPSPWEKGEEVRPITTLEGEEALFLPFTGSGRSSPGKGGSPSEGSGEAGGGVYGYVFLYGARAFSTAGTELFLTLFGQDLGNAFSLAFAYYDVVKRQNEDPLTGLPNYRALDRDFTVFRALGERGMPIALLMVDIDRFKPVNDTFGHLAGDIVLRKIAQVLKEFAERRGGYAYRYGGEEFVLVFPGYTEAEAALVAEELRAEVAATPVSFPNFLGGGDLVTLHRTVSIGVAAYPESAEELEDLVRNADRAMYFGAKFRGRNRVGRYSLHVSAESDDA, from the coding sequence GTGGGTAAGGGCGAAGGACGCGTAGCCGCATTTCTTTACGCCGCCGGTATAGCGTTTCTCGGCTTGGCCTTTTACGTAGGCGGAGAAGGCGGGGGAGCCTTTGGAGGAGTATGGAGGACGACGGCGATCGTTCCCGTCCTCCTCTGGGTTGCCGCGCCCCTTCTCGGCTGGCTTTCGTTCGTAGACCGGCGGGTGTACTTCTTTTGGGATGCCGCTCCGGCCCTCTTCCTCCTCTACGTCTACGGCCCTTTTGCCGAGTTCTTCTTCGGACAGCTCGTGGCTGCAGGAGCGATTCTCGGGATTCGTCCCCACGGTGCGCGCAAGGCCTTCACCCTTCCCGCGCTCTTCGCCGCGATGTCCGTGTTTGCGGCGACCGGCCTTTGGTTCGTGAAGTTCGCTTACGCTCCCGGGTCGACTCCTACGTTTTTTTCTCCGGGGCCGGCGGTTTCCTCGCTCGGAGAGAGCCTCGCCGTTACCGCCGTCCTCCTCTTCTTTCGCGTGGCGGGTATGTTCGCGTGTTGCGGAATCGGACACCGGTACGTGGCCGCACACGCTTCCTTTTGGCGGGGCCGCACGGCCCCGCCTTCCGTCCGTCCTTGGGTGGTCGTCGTTCTCCTCTTCGCCTACGGGTGGAGCGTGTTCGCGCTTTTCACCTTCCCCACAGGCGAAGACGTTTGGTGGTTCACCGCCTTGCTGTTTGTGGGTTGGGGGACGTACCTCCTCCTCGCCGCGGGCGCCCGCCGTCTCCTTGCGGTTTGGCAAGAAAAGGAGTCCTATCGCCTTTACCTCTTGGCCTCGCGCGGTTTGCGCCGCGAGCTCGAACTCTCCCGGGTAGCGGAAGAGGCCGCACGTGTGGCCGCACGCTTTTTTCCGCGTAGGCGCCTCGTGGTCCGCGTGTATTCCACCGGTACGCGCCAGCAGGCGTACCTCGAAGTTCGTGAGGACGGAACGCACGAGTTCTCCTTACGCTCCGAACCCCTTGCCGCCCTTCCCTCCCCCTGGGAAAAGGGAGAAGAGGTACGACCGATTACCACGTTGGAAGGGGAGGAAGCCCTCTTTCTCCCCTTTACCGGGTCGGGGCGAAGCAGCCCCGGGAAAGGGGGCTCCCCTTCGGAAGGTTCGGGCGAGGCGGGTGGGGGCGTATACGGGTACGTCTTTCTCTACGGTGCGCGGGCGTTTTCTACGGCGGGGACGGAACTCTTCCTTACTCTTTTTGGACAAGACCTGGGCAACGCCTTTTCCCTCGCCTTCGCCTATTACGACGTCGTGAAGCGACAAAACGAAGACCCCCTGACGGGACTTCCCAACTACCGCGCGCTCGACCGCGACTTCACCGTCTTTCGCGCCCTAGGAGAGCGGGGGATGCCCATCGCCCTCCTCATGGTGGACATCGACCGCTTCAAGCCGGTGAACGACACGTTTGGGCACCTCGCCGGCGACATCGTCCTGCGCAAGATCGCTCAGGTCCTCAAAGAGTTCGCCGAACGGCGCGGCGGCTACGCGTACAGGTACGGCGGCGAGGAATTCGTCCTCGTATTTCCCGGATACACCGAGGCCGAGGCCGCGCTCGTCGCCGAGGAACTTCGCGCTGAAGTAGCGGCCACTCCCGTGAGCTTTCCCAACTTTTTGGGGGGCGGCGACCTCGTCACCCTGCACCGCACGGTGAGCATCGGCGTCGCGGCGTATCCGGAGAGTGCCGAGGAACTCGAAGACCTCGTGCGCAACGCCGACCGCGCGATGTACTTCGGCGCCAAGTTCCGCGGCCGCAATCGCGTGGGTCGCTACTCCCTTCACGTATCCGCCGAATCCGACGATGCATGA
- the murC gene encoding UDP-N-acetylmuramate--L-alanine ligase codes for MNVRHLHFIGIGGTGMSALARVFLARGVRVSGSDVADRPILRVLREEGATVYVGHSPEHVDGAEAVVYTSDVPEDNVEFVEAARRGLPLFHRSDLLALLLNEARGVAVAGSHGKTTTTAMIAFVLREAGADPTYLIGGEIIGEAGNARAGKGDLVVAEADESDRTFLKYAPSVAVLTNLESDHLENYGGSFASLREAFEEFVCRVRPDGTLVAGWDDPSVREILAKAKTRCPERFPEVVRYAIAAEDAEIRGEGFVSRKGKYRFRVREGGAPAVEVSLGIYGRHHVYNALAAYAVLRRLGIPAEEIARHLARYPGVHRRFEVLGEARGVLAVDDYAVHPTEIAATLATARETGRRVVAVFQPHRRARAYYLFREFLPAFRDADLVLVLPVYSPKNDRKEFAIEGWEFVEGIARESGVPAAYLPSLDVALAWLEATLRPGDLLLTLGAGDVRRLGERWVERGKEAHAPRDA; via the coding sequence ATGAACGTTCGCCACCTTCACTTCATCGGCATCGGGGGCACGGGGATGAGCGCCCTGGCCCGCGTATTCCTCGCCCGCGGCGTGCGGGTGAGCGGCTCGGACGTGGCGGACCGTCCGATTCTCCGCGTTCTTCGGGAGGAGGGGGCCACGGTCTACGTCGGCCACAGCCCCGAACACGTGGACGGGGCGGAGGCGGTCGTCTACACGTCCGACGTCCCTGAAGACAACGTCGAATTCGTCGAAGCGGCGCGGCGCGGATTACCTCTCTTCCACCGCTCCGACCTCCTCGCCCTCCTTCTCAACGAGGCGCGCGGCGTCGCCGTCGCCGGTTCTCACGGCAAGACGACGACCACGGCGATGATCGCCTTTGTCCTTCGGGAGGCGGGGGCCGACCCGACGTACCTGATCGGGGGGGAGATCATCGGCGAGGCGGGGAACGCCCGCGCGGGGAAGGGAGACCTGGTCGTCGCCGAAGCGGACGAAAGCGACCGCACCTTCCTTAAGTACGCCCCCTCGGTGGCCGTGCTTACGAACCTGGAAAGCGACCACCTCGAAAACTACGGGGGTTCTTTTGCCTCCCTCCGGGAAGCATTCGAAGAGTTCGTGTGCCGCGTCCGTCCCGACGGCACCCTGGTCGCGGGTTGGGACGACCCTTCCGTTCGGGAGATTCTCGCGAAGGCCAAGACGCGCTGCCCCGAACGCTTTCCGGAAGTGGTGCGCTACGCGATCGCCGCCGAAGACGCCGAGATCCGCGGGGAGGGTTTCGTTTCCCGGAAAGGGAAGTATCGCTTTCGCGTCCGGGAGGGAGGAGCCCCCGCGGTCGAGGTGAGTCTGGGAATCTACGGCCGCCACCACGTGTACAATGCGCTCGCTGCGTACGCCGTCCTCCGCCGCCTGGGGATTCCCGCCGAGGAGATCGCCCGGCACCTCGCGCGCTACCCCGGGGTACACCGGCGCTTCGAAGTCCTCGGGGAAGCCCGCGGCGTACTCGCCGTGGACGATTACGCCGTCCATCCGACGGAGATCGCCGCGACGTTGGCGACGGCGCGCGAGACCGGACGGCGCGTGGTGGCCGTATTTCAGCCGCACCGCCGGGCGCGCGCCTACTACCTCTTTCGCGAGTTTTTGCCCGCCTTTCGCGACGCCGACCTCGTCCTCGTCCTCCCCGTGTACTCGCCTAAGAACGACCGCAAGGAATTCGCGATCGAAGGGTGGGAATTTGTCGAAGGAATCGCCCGCGAGAGCGGCGTTCCCGCAGCTTACCTCCCGTCGCTCGACGTCGCCCTCGCCTGGCTCGAAGCCACGCTGCGTCCCGGCGACCTCCTTCTTACGCTCGGCGCCGGCGACGTGCGGCGACTCGGCGAAAGGTGGGTGGAGCGGGGGAAGGAGGCGCACGCACCCCGGGATGCCTAG
- a CDS encoding bifunctional folylpolyglutamate synthase/dihydrofolate synthase encodes MEDVRRATGEEAEERAKHLAWVKSFAPEGSALGLERIEALLSALDLPRDAVPAVHVAGTNGKGSVTRTVAAIFSAAGRRVGIYTSPHLEDYWERVEVDGAPVRTETLAAFRREVEAVLPRLSARGLVPTEFEVMTALAWYAFSREGVDVAAVEVGLGGRLDATNALFPKVAAITTVGYDHVRILGPTLRDIAREKAGILKPGVPVVVGPLPPEAEEVVLAEAEARGAPAFLWGRDYAAEDVVPCGAFPGAVRFTYRGPWSTRPDLVPGLAGAHQAQNAAVAVLAGEILARAAGISLPDEAVRLGLAAVRHKGRLEFFPPDVWLDGAHNPEGARALADALARVVAPGAPGGPRVVFLLAVSADKDVSEILRPLLPLARAAFVTRYTGSRAMSPDVLADHVRMIAPHLDVWITEDPKRAFLEALALARQAGVPLVVCGSLYLVGELRAFVRGVLRAEERAPQTSGMPPGRD; translated from the coding sequence GTGGAGGACGTGCGGCGCGCAACCGGTGAGGAGGCAGAAGAACGTGCCAAGCACCTCGCGTGGGTGAAATCCTTCGCCCCCGAGGGGAGCGCCCTCGGTCTCGAACGGATCGAAGCCCTCCTCTCCGCCCTCGACCTTCCCCGAGACGCCGTACCGGCGGTGCACGTGGCGGGGACGAACGGCAAGGGGTCCGTGACGCGCACGGTGGCGGCGATCTTTTCCGCCGCGGGACGCCGCGTCGGCATTTACACGTCGCCGCACCTCGAAGACTACTGGGAACGGGTGGAGGTCGACGGCGCTCCCGTGCGCACGGAGACGCTCGCGGCCTTCCGCCGCGAGGTAGAGGCAGTGCTGCCGCGGCTCTCTGCCCGCGGGCTCGTCCCCACGGAGTTCGAGGTCATGACCGCCCTCGCGTGGTACGCGTTTTCCCGCGAGGGCGTGGACGTCGCCGCCGTAGAGGTCGGGCTGGGCGGCCGCCTCGACGCCACGAACGCCCTCTTCCCCAAGGTGGCGGCAATCACGACCGTCGGGTACGACCACGTACGCATTCTCGGGCCGACGCTTCGGGACATCGCCCGAGAAAAGGCGGGGATCCTCAAACCCGGCGTGCCCGTCGTCGTGGGCCCCCTCCCCCCCGAAGCGGAGGAGGTCGTCCTCGCCGAGGCGGAGGCGCGCGGGGCGCCGGCGTTCCTCTGGGGACGGGACTATGCGGCGGAAGACGTCGTCCCCTGCGGCGCGTTTCCCGGCGCCGTGCGCTTCACCTACCGCGGACCGTGGAGCACCCGCCCGGACCTCGTACCTGGGCTCGCGGGAGCGCATCAGGCGCAAAATGCCGCCGTGGCCGTACTCGCCGGAGAGATCCTCGCCCGCGCTGCGGGGATTTCCCTGCCCGACGAGGCGGTGCGCCTCGGACTCGCCGCGGTGCGCCACAAGGGTCGGCTCGAGTTCTTTCCGCCGGACGTATGGCTCGACGGCGCCCACAACCCCGAAGGGGCCCGTGCCCTGGCCGACGCGCTTGCGCGCGTGGTGGCGCCAGGGGCTCCCGGTGGGCCGCGCGTGGTCTTTCTCCTCGCCGTCTCGGCAGACAAGGACGTTTCGGAAATCCTCCGACCTTTGCTCCCTCTTGCCCGCGCGGCGTTCGTCACGCGCTACACGGGATCGCGGGCAATGTCCCCCGACGTCCTCGCCGACCACGTGCGCATGATCGCCCCGCACTTGGACGTATGGATAACCGAAGATCCCAAGCGGGCGTTTCTCGAAGCCCTCGCGCTCGCGCGGCAGGCGGGGGTACCCCTCGTCGTCTGCGGTTCGCTCTACCTCGTGGGGGAACTTCGGGCGTTTGTACGCGGCGTCCTGAGGGCCGAAGAACGCGCCCCGCAAACCTCGGGAATGCCCCCTGGGAGGGACTGA